The nucleotide window gctttctactttcctctacacactcttcaatacttggtaccaacttcttgctcgacctttccagtggctccatgtttcttttctttcttccccttctccatcacattaatctcgtttttttttttttttttttttttttttttgaatactgatatggtgatgtgacgaagaaggaggtaatacatgatcgttctgagtgccactggtggttctgatttcgcgaccattctggttctccacccctgctcttgcgcagttcattatggagcggttgctcccttaatctgcttgttctcctttctgacataatttctgcagcagtaacgagtaggaggctgcgttgatcctttcctctccgacctttttgcacatatctgcacatatgacactgaaaaacaaatgcatgaaggtggaataaaggctaaggtgcagggtgggaactagctaaagatgagctagccactcaggatcagcaagatggataaaaaggataagaagtcctgagtgtgttctcgtttccctgatctaatgcccataacaagaagaatttcagtcaagattaggttcaagtaaggtggagttaagtctacccagtgtaacctgatcggctgagaaccttctggagaatcaagtgagatatgtcagggtgttccaggtccacatgtgtgtctttcgccactgctaaggtcactgaataagataactaaagcacgaggtggttagTGATCAACACGgaataaggtcctaattcccacaaatttttgactgactcaataaaaactgactcaaattgacccaaaagaaaaaaaacaaaagaaagaaacgagttagtaaacgacgaaaaccctcccccagacttacttcacaacgtccctggtgtgaaaataaatcagagagaaggtgaaatcaagaataaacatttttttttttgttcgagaTACTTACCTGGCGCGGAGCAGCCTGACAGAGCAAGACGTGGTTGCTCCGGTAAAGGATGCTCTGGAATAAGAGCAGCCAGCTGCTTGCTCCAGTCAAGGGTCTCGGATTTTCTGATTTGTGACCTGAGACtcaacaaactaaaaacaaaaataagtgaaaaagaaaatcctaatgttaatgacactcaccagtgggttgcctcccaccaagcgcttggtttaagtctctagcttgacttggtgactgggatcagtcgggttgagcaggagggcctgttccaaaacaagcgccacaatcagacatgttcagcttCAGAACTCTGCTCAGcaaccctttcacagcagcgtctcctttctccttcagctcatgtgtgagaatggctctgactttagagaacggtttggaggtacccttgcactttacctcatacttaatggagttctcatcacacttgagaggtatcaaagtcattgtaggatctcccttgatccttttcttctggactttctgtttcacccttgaattccctctgaatttagtaggatcagtgctaggatcttcatcagagaacagcctgctctcacccttatcaccatgctccttctctggaacaaccttcagcttttctacatcaaacactgagatgcgagaggcgtgtaatgaggaagatctggtgggtacagccttgtagaaaactttctggttgatgttggagaagcagactctcttgttgggcatatcgatggttgctccaacagtagccatgaatgtccttccaaatattaaaggcatctcatgatccttgttcatctcaacaacttgaaactcagcaggaacaatgcattcccctacttgaacatgaaggctgcggatggttccatatgggactgctctggaagagtttgcaaaggtcagggtcagctgagaacgctcaacatcagcaatacccaaatcgtgtacaatagcctttgagacgagattcacacaagaaccagagtcacaaagagcatccttgaaggttgttcctgcgatggaacatgggaaaacaaactttccaggatcatcaaccttaggcaatacCTTCAGTGCTGGTGTAGACTGTGCTTTGGTATAGAAgaccttgatctcctcttgagtctctctacagtatttaaagaactggagcagtggacgaatctgcagagcatcttcgaatgcaagttctttaggaagccttctcaccatcttgttaaaaccAATCAACTgctcttcactaatgggatccatcagatgtctaggtggaattggatagggAACCTTAGGAACATAGACTCGAGATGGTGGAGTCTCAGCAGGTTCGCTAGGAGCAGTCACTCCAGAGCTAGTAGACTGCTCTACTCTCTCTTTTGCGCCTGGAGCAGTCTCAGCGAACGGCTGCTCTATTGCATTACAGTGCTCAGTCCtaggatttttatcagttcttccagggagcgtctcttgttgcctcttgacactttcaactgtttgagcaagctgaacatcgatctttcttatatggattgcaagattgtcatacttgttattcagctcagtgaacatgttgcccatcctgGTGTCTATTTCCgtggttacctgattcaacgccttggcctgaacctgttgaccctgcaacagctgttgcatcatcatacccagaccCTTCAGCTCATCTGGTTGACTGTTCCCGGTAGCTGGAACAGCATGCGgattgctctgcggttgtcgctggttctggttctgaatATGCCCGGCCGTAGGTTGTTCCATGCTGAAAACGTGCccttggttgtttttcagtagctgatcaaccttggcagtcagctcatctattttctgggcgtcagaactgtttcctttcttggagcaatcactctcctctttcttattagctgagctagcagccatgttctcaatcagcttaaacgctccagcagtggtttgagtcatgaagtctccattgctcgcagagtttagagcaccttggtatttccagtccactccatcatagaaaatgtccaggatataatcatcatcaaatccatggtgaggacattctctgcgatagtcattgaagcgctcccatgcgtcgcagaaaagctcatcagtgagctgtctgaaggaggtgatcttgttcctcaatgcagctgttctcgccttagagtagaaatggctgaggaacgctgatcggacctgttcccatgaagtgagagagccggtagggagagagttcaaccaccgtgcagcttttccatcaagagagaatgggaataacatgcacgtgatgtagtctggtggaacaccattcacgcgagtgaaactgcagactttttcgaagctctcaatatgctccattggaatttctgtagagagaccagagaacacctttctctgtactagaccgatcaaagcaggcttgatctcgaagtcctgcctggtgcagagtggaggaacaatggcagagcgcgtagtagggatgttacgcggaaggtttctctgcccgattggaacagtctgcgcctgttgttctgctgcgcgagagcagcctgttcagcagcatcctgctgagcttggatggtctgctgcatttgttgcatctgctgctgcatgagtgccatagccgcagcgagatcatcctgattggcgtgatcacccatagtggtgtcagtttgccttggctgttgacgatttgttctttctaaccttgctagctcctggttggtaaatgtaactaactctccttgtgcgtttctccgagtatgtctactggtcatgcacctggaacattagctgcaacaaaaaggataaggcaagttagaggtcttagactaaataaataaccgaaaaataaaggtaaaaagatggtccccggcaacggcgccaatttgatattacgtgtatacgcacaccaaataacctaatgtgcacactaccacaatcgaatggtatgtcgatgtagcactttaggatcgaatccacagagaccaacggttacactttatctttatgggatcaatacttagctaaaacaatatgggggttttaagatTTGAGGGTTTCGTgagaaacaagtaacaagattaattaaagtATTCAGATAactaaaatgctagcctagggtggtttgatcgggtgttaaacaagtgtgagccaaacaattattcaagttcgaTTAAAGaccagtctagaactcggatcactcaagtagaacagcccactgtcgtggaactgccccctatgctgatcgatcttgatacctaaactctcgtttggatcaagatgcgacagcaagcaatagagatcaagtccgatatgttcacaaaacaccctaacatctactttcgctggttagggatgcaatgctcattcaagttatgtctagcaacctataacacttttgatgaatagattaaacctagaatcaggcactaagtggttaacttgatgcaagccttaagaacaacaatgaatgaagacaatcgatttataacttatttatgtcaagctcacggatctaacaccctaacaccctagactaagcaagctgactactcagccatggagcaagaaaacacagagataacagatgaagaaaacatgctgaatcaataaaataaaagagatagggTTCAGGATTCTTCTCAAGAGTGTAGAgatccttctccctttacaataagCAAATCCAACAATGGAGTTTTTGGGTCTGGTTCCTCTCTGTAAACTAGCGTAGTATGATaaggaaaaatagaaaaagaagatatatcaaaaccacaggcggctgggagagaaaatagagagattagggcaaatcccgaaataagttgttgtttccttaaaaatctctgccgctggaacactccctcggaacagtcactcgggttgctccgctatccagaacagtcatcaagactgttctgcgtgaaaatcaccaaattgcactgttttctgcctcttttgttccagctggttcatctcccatccaatgcaactccagacctgtaatgactcgaaaaggactaggaagactcgataaagacttgaaaaccaatttaaaagcatatatacaagatgtataaaacaccatatatcaatggGCACAGAAAATCACTTAGTGTATAATACGAGGAAGAACTTAATGGAAATTAGGTTAGCCATGTTTTTAACCATGCTTCTTTTTTGTatgaatgttaaattaatttaaaaaaaacagttggtACATCAAGCGCAACAGGGTTTGAATGGAAAAACTATACTACATGATTTATCTACTTCCAAACCAAAAGGCTAGAATGTTTCCAAAGTGCTTAGGATCAGTTCGCTGGAGCAGGAACAACCGATTCCTAACACTCTTGTCTATTGTCTTTCCGAGAGATTGATGAGGAGCCGGTGCCCCCGTGCTGACGCTGATTCCTTTCCCTCCAGATTGTGTGTACAGCGGTTTGGAACGCGTAACGAGTGCAGAACTGCAAGTTTTTCTCAGTTGATCCATTCCATATGATCAAAATCAATGCCGGCCAGTTCTGGGTGTAACGTCGCTTAAACATATCACGGGCAAGCTTCCCCCAGATTTGAGAGGTGTAAGTGCACTCAAAGAATAGGCGATCCCAAGTCTCCAATGCTTGTTGGCAAAGAACGCAACCCGTGTTAACACCTCTGTTTCAACTCAAAACCTTATCCATGGTTGAAAGTCTGTTACGCATAGCAATCCAGCTGACGAAAGAAAATTTTGGAGTAGCTCTACAAAACCAAACGCCCGACGCCCAGTCACATACCGGCTGTTCCTCTCGAATTATTCGCCAAGTCTCGAATGAttaatttttgtgatccatttTTCGTGGAAATGATTTTACAAATCTGATCCGAATCCAGTTAAACCCTTACTCGttgtctctatttttttctAGTCATTTTCATATCTtaagtatttttcaaaattaattatcGAAACGACAATAGATTCATTAATGTCTGGAGATTCGAAGAAATTTTACCTTTTTACCAACAACATATCTTATTACTTTTCATCTTACTCCTCTCTTTGTACTTAAGTTGGAGGAAAATTATAGGCCTCAAGTTTGATCATTCTAAACTTTGTTTACAAGCTCTAACggataattattaaaaaaatatttctcactttcaaataatcaaatctTGACACATGTAACATAATTAACCAATACTATCATGTTTTGGATAAAATCAGGGGATAAAATACAGTACACTGTTTCTAACAACGGATCAAATATTTACAGTCGTCACTTACTCCATTTCTACAGTCGTCACTTactctaagagcatctccaaccccactccatattttactccaaaattgggaaaatggagtgggaaatggagtgatgaacaaaaaataaaagcattactctataaatggagtaatccttttattttttgttcattactccatttcccactccattttttcaattttggagtaaaatatggagtggggttggagatgcccttataTGATACTTTTCATGTCGTTTATTAATTTCCACCGACGACTGCAAAAATAGTCATCCCATCACAAAGtctttataaaaacaaaaaataaaagctcTTACTAGCATTATTATACTATGAGCAATTAAATCATGTAGACGAAACTCGTGATTGTAATCTTATCTGTCTATTGAACTTCTGGATGAAGTCTTCGACTCTTCTGTTCAGTTCCTCGTTCGACATCTTTGGGAACTCTTCAGATTCCTCTTCAACATTCTCCCATTTCTGCGAAACAACCATCCATTTCGAGCTATCAGATTCGCTTCGACGATAGCTTCTACGTTTGGCCTTTGTATCTTCGGTTATCTTAACCCGCCGTGGTTTATCTGATTTAGTTCGTCCATAAGATTTTCGGTTCACATGGTTTCTTGCTTTGCAATTTTCTTCGTTAACGGCATTACTTTTTTCACTAACCGTTTTGTATTCCTCTATTGCTACATCTTCTCTCAACTTTTCCTCGCTCACTATTTTCTCAGGAGGCAATGAAACACACACAATATCTTTTACCATCGGCTCTTCTTCATTAGTGTTCTTAATTCCAACATCGTTACGGTTGTTCTTAGAGTTTTCTCCGTATGTGAAGACGGGAACTGGAGTATAGCTATCTGCACGGAGTCTCATCGCTGCTGCCGCCGCCGCAGTATATTCACCGTAAAAGTCGTGCCTCTCCTTGCCAGTGAAAGCGCCATAATCAACGGTGATTATAAGGATAAGAGTGTTGGATATGAAGAACAAAACCTTTGTATCTTTGAAGACGGACGATGGAGATATTTCAAAAACGTAAAAGATCAAAACGTAAGTGAGTGTCGATAATAGGATGGAGAGCAACGAAGAAGAGTTATAATATCGTCTTTCTGGCTTGTATGGTACGAACATAGGGTTCTCGATCATGTACTTATGAATTTCTGTCATTTACGGCTGTTAGAAAGAGGAACTGAGAGATTATGAGATAGTGGTGAAGTGTTGTTTGGGTTTGTTTATATCTTTTGAGGCGTTGTAGCCTTTATATATGTTCATGGATCTGAGTCTTGAGTTCAGGAAATGTCTAAAGTGCCCTTTGAATATTCATGATTCTTGACACGACTCGAGATTTGTGGCGTCAGTGATTTACGTATGAGTTACGTGGAAACCAAAGGACACTCGCATATGAAACATCCTG belongs to Brassica rapa cultivar Chiifu-401-42 chromosome A07, CAAS_Brap_v3.01, whole genome shotgun sequence and includes:
- the LOC103828906 gene encoding uncharacterized protein LOC103828906 is translated as MTEIHKYMIENPMFVPYKPERRYYNSSSLLSILLSTLTYVLIFYVFEISPSSVFKDTKVLFFISNTLILIITVDYGAFTGKERHDFYGEYTAAAAAAMRLRADSYTPVPVFTYGENSKNNRNDVGIKNTNEEEPMVKDIVCVSLPPEKIVSEEKLREDVAIEEYKTVSEKSNAVNEENCKARNHVNRKSYGRTKSDKPRRVKITEDTKAKRRSYRRSESDSSKWMVVSQKWENVEEESEEFPKMSNEELNRRVEDFIQKFNRQIRLQSRVSST